The genomic segment TGAATAAGGCCACCAAATGATTGATGTGATGTTTATCTAGTCCCAATAAGGGTATAGGTTTGGTCAAAGATTTTGAGAACTCTCACCGGAAAAGTAAGATAAAGAAAGATAGAAAGACTTCCCCTAAACTTAGTAAGTATAAAGCCAGACTACGAGTGAGATCTATAGTTTTTAAGCAACTGAAACATTGAACACCCACTAAAACACTTAGTAGATATATAAATCCCTACAATGCGAGATATCCTTTGGGGAGGTATATAAAGGAGACGATGCTAATGAGGCGTAATGTATCGAAGCATTAGTAATACGCCATTAGTAACATTCTGATGAAATGATTGAGGACTATGGTTAAGTGAAGACTCAAGGCTAAGCCACAAATATTTTCTTACACACACGAACTTACAACTGTCTAGCATCTAACTAGTGATCACATGGATTAGTACACGTGTCAAACATCTATTGGAACCAAAGAAAATATCTAGCTAACCAAGAATTGTTCATTACTTCCTCGAGAAGTATTCTCCGCTTATAAAAGGGTGAGTTGAGGGGGAAAATCCTCCCATCCTTTAGGATGAGCCTGGAATGGGAGGATCAGCCTTGGGATACCCCAGCTAAGGTAAGTCTTCAGGCCATGTAAGTGAAGCTGTCAGAGAGCAGTTCTATTTAGCTCAGTAGAGCAAGTTTAGTAGTGCTTTGCTACATGATTTTGGTGCTCAAAGTAGAAAGAGAAATGAGTTAGAAGAGCATACCTTGATGTGTTTTCTATGGTTTAACATTTAAGGGTTGCCGATCTACTCGAATGAAGCCCAAATCTAACATCTTAATGTGCTAGTGGCGAGTAATAGGTGAAGCTTCGCAAAGCTCTATGATTATGGTGTGAGTTGTGTGAGGCTCTGTGAGACTCCATAAGGTTCTGAGTATATTATGTGTGTAGATCACTCTCTTGTAAATGGTAAGATAAGGTGAAAAAGTTATGTATGTATCTTGTGATGGTTCTGTGAGTAACTCTATAAACTCTTCGAGTGTTTTGACTATTGATacatgtgtgtatatgtgtgattCTTTGGGCTATGTGGTCATTCCTGTGATGAATATGTGAACTATGTGTGATATGCTAATTCTGTGAAAGAAATGTGTATCTGATATGTTGCATGTGTGGCTTGACGCCAAGATGATAATACGCCTCTATTGTGAAAGAAAGTATTATATGAATAATATGCCTCTGTTTTGTTAAGATGTATATGCTTGATGAATATGCTTTTGGCGAGCTTGAGTATGTCATTTGTATAGTACTTTTGTCATGAGATCTAGGTACATGCATATAGTCATGTGTTTGTTACGAGTCTATCCATGAAGATTCATGCATGAGTGTAAAAGAAGTGTGTCAcatgaataaaagagaaaatgcATCTGCATGTCTAAGTCTGTGTAAAGAGTCAGTCATGCATAAGTCTGCATATCGAGTCCGCTTGCGTGTGCGAGTCTGTCGGGACAATAAACATGAATTATGATATGTGAAATACTATGGCCATAGAAAATGAAGACCATATCGTGTAAAACCTAATCTGGGATTATGGCATCTTATGGTGCATGTGAAGACCATATCATGTAAGACCTAGTCTGGgactatggcatcatatggagTATTTGAATTCCATATAGTGTAAGGCTTAGCCATATTtctatggcatcatatggaaaaTAAAGACCACATTTGAGTATGTCATGTGGTGGATGGTTGGTGAGAATCAGGCAATAAAGGGAAAACCTCATGAAGATGAGTGTAGGTGAATCTCTATAGTCAAAAACACTAAGTTACTGATATGTGGAAGCCTTTGTAGTTGTTCTGTGAGCCTTTATGGTTATTAGCTGATATGTAAGCCTTTGTGGCTTAACTTGGTATATGTGAGCCTTGGTGGCTGATCTATCATATGCGAGCCCTAGTGATGGGAACTTATGATATGTGAGCCTTTGTTGCTGAATCTCAGATATGCGAGCCCTTCTAGCGAAGATTGTTTGAATGCAGGTGGGTGTCTTAATAGTTGTTCCTGTTACATGTGCGCTTTTGTGGTGAAGGTTGTTTGAATGCAGGTGGGTGTTTTAATAGCTATCTGATGCATAGATGCCATTGTGGCTATTTGTTGATCGAGTACATGTCTGCAATTTCCATAGATAAGGAAAGATATCTGAAGTGAAGTGTACGCCTTAGTGGCGCAATCTGTGGTATGATCTCGGGACAAAGATGTAATGGCAACGCCAAGATAGCGGACTCTGAAGGAAAGAGTGAATTATTTGAACAAACCTGTAAGTAAGTTGAATGACGCCAACTAAGGTAAGAATGATTATTGAATATGAAAGAGTATCAGGTAAGTAAAAGCCTAATACTTGTGCTGCGCTGAATTTGATGAGTGCTTGTCTGGTTCTATTAAGTGTGATATGATATATCATAATAATGTGTATGAATGAATGGCGTGATGTtgtatgcttattatatgtatatattgatgAATGTATATATGATGAcgcctcactaagttcttatgaacttacgcCATTGAAGCGGCGATACGTGTTGATATGCATACAAAGAAGACTAAAGGAAAGATTGTGACAGAAATGCAGTCTACACTGATGGAAAGGCTGAGAAAACCTTATGAATGTTATTAGCCATAATGTATAAGTGTAAGAAAATCCTTAAAGCGAATTTAAGTCTTGGCAGAGTATAATTGTAGGCTGATATAAGGCGAGAACAATAGATTTTATTCATGATTGTAAACGTAAACATTACACTGTACAAAAATTTATAAGGTAATAATACATGAGGTAATTCAGCTATAaagaaaagttagaaaattttattaagacATCGATCGTCTAGTACTTAGGCAAGTAGGAAAATTCTAGATCATGTCCGACTTAGGAAGTAACACCCACTACTCGGATCCGATGGCTCAGGTCAGGTGGAGGGCATTACAACTATATTACAAACCGAACTGGAAGATCATGACTCGACCTTTCGGGAGAACACATGTTCAATTTAACAATGGCATTATGGTGAATACGAATATGAAAACGATGGATATgagattttgattttgaaatgtAGGTCCGAGGTTGGCACAAGGATGAGTCACAGGTAAACTAACATGATTGTGAGAGGTAAGTATAAATTGGTGGTATGTGTCCGCCTAGGTACTATGGGTGTTAGGTTTAAATTGGTGAAGTGTTGCCATCAGAAATTACGGCTGATGAATGGACATATTGTGTTTGTAAGACTAAGTCTTAcgaaattatttataattctcaTGAGTACTATTGCTTGTGGATTATCAGTGTTCTTGTATTCGTTTTGTAGCTATTTGGAACTtactaagttcaaatgaacttacttcattacttttctttctcAGGCATTTTGTTTTAGAAGAAGATCAGTAGAAGGGGACTATGCTAGAGCTGCGTCTGCGAGTGAGCCATTTGCCTATTTTTGTATCATGCATGGCTATGTGACAGACAATGTATACATATGTTTTGTAATTAACCTTTACAATTAACTACGTCATCTGTATCGTTTTATCTTAAAAGAGAATTGTTCCTTCTTTGAAAGTGTACGTTGAACCCTCTTGAATTACTAAtcataaattttatgatttgaatATAAACGTCATAATTAAGTAGTAGTTGAAAATAtacttttcttttataatttctattattttctcTAAAGATGCGTTATctactgaaaaaaaaaaagagatttttaTGCTAAGGAAaatcttcataattatttttcccaaatttttaAGTTAAGTTGAATGGTTTAAATCCATTAATAATGGCTTAGTTCGTCGGACAATCTATGTGGTTGATTGATACATGCCACGTCTACCCAACAATGAACATGtacttgaaaattttttaaagccGGAACTCGGCCCGGTCACGTAGAAATGTACCGTAATCCCAAGCAAAAAAGGATGATTATAAAACTATAATCTAATTGCAAGCAGGACAGTTTTACTTGAAGAATGACACaaatataatgactaaaataATGCAAAAAAGAAAACCTTTGAATTAtcaaaaaagagaagaaaagagttGATGACTATGGCAAGGGCCTACACAAAAGCAGACACTTCTAAGAAATGAGGCATTTGTGGACTATGTGATCTTTTCCCAAACTTTTTTCCCTCTTAAAAGTAGTctaaacataataatattattttatatatctcTATTCATTTGTCACAAACTTttgcttttttctctttttatcaaCATAATCCAAGTTCTACTTGTATTAACCGTTGGATCAATATCTAAGGATTGGAGATGTCGTTTTAACTCTTTTTTATATATCAATGtaataataaatagaaatagTTGACTTAAAAGCAGAGTTTAGATGTCCAAAAGTCATTCATAACATGAGACAAATACCTTGGTTGCTCCGTGGCTGTTACTCAGTTGTTTCCACCAACATTCCAagaaccttctttttattattattgacaTGTATTTAAACTCCCCCCTTACAACATCGTTTTAAGACCATGACATATTCTCAAAATCCCTATCTTTTTCTTCAGTTATGATCTGTTAGgggttttttttgtgtgtgtgtgtgtgttttggtCCTTGAATCTTTGGAAATGGCGGGCAAACGGCTTCTTAATGAATCTTGTTCCGACACAGATGAGCCAAAGGAGAAACGGATGAGACCTAAACCTTCTTTTGCTTCGTAATGTTTTCAAACCTTCAATAAATGCTCTATTTGTTTTTATTACTacttttgttgtttattttctATGCTCAAGCTTTTGCCATTAATGTACACACCTCTTGTTTCATCAAAGCTAATTTCCTTCTGCTTTTTAACAGAGTGATTGGGCAAGCGGTTATGGTGAATTACTTGTATACTGCCTTGGAACCTGTCCTTAGAAAAGTGGTATGGTTTCTTTTAATAACCATATCTCCATCCATTGTACTCTCTAAAATTTCACTTTCATGCATAAACATTTCCTCATAAAATTAAACTACCCTTACCGGTACGGATTTTTCAGGTGAATGAGGAAGTGGAGCGCAGTATTGGAGACCGGCTCCGATCCTTCACCCGGTCTCCGTCGCTACGAATCCAAGCGGCGGAACCCGAACCATCAACCCTTAGACTGATTTTCCCTAAAGCCCTTTCCTTGCCTATCTTTACCGGAAGCAAGATCGTGGATGAAGAAAGCAACCAACTTCAAGTCGCTTTGGTGGATACAAAGGGTGACCAAAGGGCTCCGGTGCTTCTCCCGAACCCTATTAAGGTCGATATCGTGGTTCTGGACGGCGACTTTCCGTCGGGGGACCGTGACAACTTTACTAGTGAAGAATTCGACAGAAACATCGTGCGGGAGAGGACTGGGAAACGACCCTTGCTCACCGGAGAGTTATCTGTCACAGTGAGAGACGGGGTAGCTTCGATCGGAGATATCGAATTTACGGACAACTCGAGCTGGATTCGGAGTCGGAAATTCCGAATCGGGGCAAAAGTTGCACAAGAGAGTTTCCAAGGTGTTCGCATTCGTGAAGCCATGACTGAAGCTTTTGTTGTTAAAGACCATCGTGGCGAATGTAAGTATCCTTCTTAATGATGCTAATTTTTTAAAGTCAAGTAGCTTAAtatcttgattaatttttatttatcaacaagcCATATTGAATCATTTCCCTCCTTGGGTTACTACCTCTTGTATTTTGCATCTGACCTTAGCTAACATTAACATCAActataatatattatcaatttcTTGATATACTCTCTTTCTTTAATAGATTTGgttatataatatatcaaatctATATAGCTTCAAAATATTGAACTAGTCAATCCTTGCCTTAACCAAACTACACTGTTAGGccaactgtttttttttttttgaataaaaaagaaaataattgccaacttaattaattataaatattaattcatatttctAAATACTTTTCTCATTTTTAAAACATCTATTTAGGATTTGGGAACTTATGCCTTTATCTGGCCGGCTTTGTCAatttaatagaatttaaaaaaaaaaaaaacaagctaTATATTATTGCAAAataattcacttttttttttttgggtattaaTCCATTTGGACAAGGGTATTTCCTGTTCGTGATTTAGAACCACACAAATCATTTTCAGTCAAAAAGGGCTGCACTACCTTTGCTTTTTTAAGTTTGGTAAAAGGAATAACGCTcctagaaattaaattatattttgttttttatttaaaaaagagataattaattttgtaaactcgattaaagattaaaaattttctttctatttttattgtttaaaaccAGCATAATTGACAGGATAACCgaatatataattatatgtgaTGTGTCATGTGTACCTTCATGTTAACATGTAtggatcaatttttaacaataaaaatagacataaattattaacaaaataatcaatttactttttgatgTAATATACTCATTTTTTAGCAAATGAGACAAAAATACTATCTAACTCTTATAATATAAGAGCCTCCATAATTCTTTTACCTcgaatataaaatattttgttgttattattttacatttactTGTAATAATCTAACATGAATTCAATGTTAATTGAAGTGTACAAGAAACATCACCCACCAATGTTGGGAGATGAAGTTTGGCGGCTAGAAAAGATTGGTAAGGATGGAGCATTCCATAAAAAGCTAGCGTTTGAGGGGGTTAACACTGTCCAAGATTTCTTGAAAATGTCGGTAGTTGACCCACCCAAGATTAGAAAGGTAACAATTTACATTTGATACGGTGAATCTTGTTTGAATTGGATCCATccatctaaaaataaaaatcattaaatgtTAACTGGTTTCTTTCAATGATGTTGAACAGATTTTAGGGCCTGGAATGTCTGAGAAAACTTGGGACGTCACAATCAAGCATGCCAAAACTTGTGTTATGGGCAATAAATACTATGTTTTTCAAGGCACTAATTACAGAATCTTCTTAAACCCCATTTGTCAACTTGTGAAAGCAGAGATTAATGGGACTACATATCCTATACAAACCCTAAGTAGTATCAACAGAGTAAGTTTTATTCtaagttcaaatatatatatattgttgcaAGTGtctaataatgattttttttttgtgcatGGCAATTGCAATTTCAGTCATATGTTGAAGATTTGGTCAGACAAGCTTATGTAAATTGGTCTTCCTTGGAAGAAATAGAAGGGATTTCTAATGAGATTGGCTTGCTCACACAAGGTAATTCCTTTTCTAACAACTAACGTATAAGAGACCCATTTTTTGGCATAGTAGTAATATTTTACCTAAAAAATTTGTACAGGTGAAGACATGTTGGATCAATATCGTAATCAACAAAATGCCACGATGAGATCATTTCAACAAAATGCGTACTTGACTCATGATTCGTTTGATGGATATCTCCCAAATGAAATGCAAGCCGATTGTAGTCG from the Gossypium hirsutum isolate 1008001.06 chromosome D09, Gossypium_hirsutum_v2.1, whole genome shotgun sequence genome contains:
- the LOC107892037 gene encoding protein SAR DEFICIENT 1 gives rise to the protein MAGKRLLNESCSDTDEPKEKRMRPKPSFASVIGQAVMVNYLYTALEPVLRKVVNEEVERSIGDRLRSFTRSPSLRIQAAEPEPSTLRLIFPKALSLPIFTGSKIVDEESNQLQVALVDTKGDQRAPVLLPNPIKVDIVVLDGDFPSGDRDNFTSEEFDRNIVRERTGKRPLLTGELSVTVRDGVASIGDIEFTDNSSWIRSRKFRIGAKVAQESFQGVRIREAMTEAFVVKDHRGELYKKHHPPMLGDEVWRLEKIGKDGAFHKKLAFEGVNTVQDFLKMSVVDPPKIRKILGPGMSEKTWDVTIKHAKTCVMGNKYYVFQGTNYRIFLNPICQLVKAEINGTTYPIQTLSSINRSYVEDLVRQAYVNWSSLEEIEGISNEIGLLTQGEDMLDQYRNQQNATMRSFQQNAYLTHDSFDGYLPNEMQADCSRWQISQNYFNTPNENGIRLNLLESNSDDDLTSPKSFISGG